One genomic segment of Bradyrhizobium prioriisuperbiae includes these proteins:
- a CDS encoding GIY-YIG nuclease family protein, with product MGIFVYLLRCADNSYYVGSTSGEDLGPRIDQHNAGAFPNGYTFSRRPVVMVWSDYFDRITDGIAAERQIKGWGRAKKEALIASNWQTLKGLARRRAGKPKPD from the coding sequence GTGGGCATCTTCGTTTACCTGCTCCGTTGTGCCGACAATTCCTATTACGTCGGGAGCACGTCAGGTGAGGACCTCGGTCCGCGGATCGATCAGCACAATGCCGGCGCCTTTCCGAATGGTTACACCTTCTCACGCCGGCCGGTAGTCATGGTTTGGTCGGACTACTTCGATCGGATTACTGATGGGATCGCGGCCGAACGTCAGATCAAAGGCTGGGGCAGAGCGAAGAAAGAAGCCTTGATTGCGTCGAACTGGCAAACTCTGAAGGGGCTAGCTCGTCGGCGCGCCGGAAAGCCGAAGCCTGATTGA
- the fliP gene encoding flagellar type III secretion system pore protein FliP (The bacterial flagellar biogenesis protein FliP forms a type III secretion system (T3SS)-type pore required for flagellar assembly.) has product MAAAGALIAPAAAQDISINLGGQGSGVTERAIQLIALLTVLSIAPSILIMMTSFTRIVVVLSLLRTALGTATAPPNSVILALALFLTAFVMGPALQKSYDDGIKPLIANQIGVEEALQKSSVPLRSFMQKNVREKDLKLFMDLSREPPPATPEDMSLRILVPAFMISELKRAFEIGFLLFLPFLIIDLVVASVLMSMGMMMLPPVVVSLPFKLIFFVLVDGWSLVAGSLVQSYGG; this is encoded by the coding sequence TTGGCCGCTGCCGGAGCGCTGATCGCGCCGGCGGCTGCCCAGGACATCAGCATCAATCTCGGCGGCCAGGGCAGCGGCGTCACGGAGCGCGCGATCCAGCTGATCGCGCTGCTGACGGTGCTGTCGATCGCGCCGTCGATCCTGATCATGATGACGTCGTTCACCCGCATCGTGGTGGTGCTGTCGCTGTTGCGCACGGCGCTCGGCACCGCGACCGCGCCGCCGAACTCGGTGATCCTGGCGCTGGCGCTGTTCCTGACCGCCTTCGTCATGGGACCGGCGCTGCAAAAGTCGTATGACGACGGCATCAAGCCGCTGATCGCCAACCAGATCGGCGTCGAGGAGGCACTGCAGAAAAGCTCGGTGCCATTGCGCAGCTTCATGCAGAAGAACGTGCGCGAGAAGGACCTCAAGCTGTTCATGGACCTGTCCCGCGAGCCGCCGCCGGCGACCCCCGAGGACATGTCGTTGCGCATCCTGGTGCCGGCGTTCATGATCTCCGAACTGAAGCGCGCCTTCGAGATCGGCTTCCTGCTGTTCCTGCCGTTCCTGATCATCGATCTCGTGGTGGCGTCGGTCTTGATGTCGATGGGCATGATGATGCTGCCACCGGTCGTGGTGTCGCTGCCGTTCAAGCTGATCTTCTTCGTGCTGGTCGACGGCTGGTCGCTGGTGGCCGGAAGCCTGGTGCAGAGTTACGGGGGGTAG
- a CDS encoding flagellar biosynthetic protein FliO has product MPQLVTFALIFLAVLAIVGLAVWLVSRFGKNRIGSNANRGRMPRLAVIDAATVDTRRRLVLVRRDNVEHLLMIGGPTDIVIEPNIVRAVPQREQTSPRGPIGAELPPRVAPLPDAGSWADTPLDGLDHHDPVLPELPPRPTRPSFADEARRPSPSITDRRSDPLAAEPPMRPEPPVRPRPLPRSETMPRSEPLISRGEPSIPRGEPAMPRSEPISRSEPVSRSEQMAPRSEPLIPRGEPIMPRSAPPPIEPVAKPQPPRVAERPAAPALSAADQNLAEMAQRLEAALRKPSEPAAAERAPPVVPESPGRPAPRPTEISVSPPPRSDTPAPPVAPPGPKATSFENLEDEMASLLGRPKSPT; this is encoded by the coding sequence ATGCCGCAATTAGTGACATTCGCTCTTATCTTCCTGGCCGTTCTGGCCATCGTCGGCCTCGCTGTGTGGCTGGTCAGTCGATTCGGCAAGAATCGCATTGGCTCGAACGCGAATCGCGGACGAATGCCGCGTCTCGCCGTGATCGACGCCGCGACAGTGGATACGCGTCGCCGCCTGGTTTTGGTGCGCCGCGACAATGTCGAACATCTTCTGATGATCGGCGGCCCGACCGACATCGTGATCGAGCCGAACATCGTGCGCGCGGTGCCGCAGCGTGAGCAGACGTCGCCGCGCGGACCGATCGGCGCGGAGCTGCCGCCCCGCGTGGCGCCGCTGCCGGATGCGGGCAGCTGGGCCGACACTCCGCTCGATGGGCTCGATCACCACGATCCGGTGCTGCCGGAACTGCCGCCCCGCCCGACTCGTCCATCATTCGCCGACGAAGCCCGCAGGCCGTCGCCCTCGATCACGGACCGTCGCAGCGATCCGCTGGCGGCCGAACCACCCATGCGCCCGGAACCACCGGTGCGACCGCGGCCGCTGCCGCGCAGTGAAACGATGCCCCGCAGCGAACCTTTGATCTCGCGTGGCGAGCCTTCTATTCCCCGTGGCGAGCCTGCGATGCCGCGAAGTGAACCCATTTCGCGGAGCGAGCCCGTTTCGCGAAGCGAGCAAATGGCCCCGCGCAGCGAACCCCTGATCCCGCGCGGCGAGCCGATCATGCCGCGTTCGGCGCCGCCGCCGATCGAACCGGTGGCGAAGCCTCAGCCCCCGCGCGTCGCCGAGCGCCCGGCTGCACCAGCCCTCTCGGCCGCGGACCAGAACCTCGCCGAGATGGCGCAGCGGCTGGAAGCGGCACTGCGCAAGCCCAGCGAGCCCGCAGCGGCAGAACGCGCCCCGCCGGTCGTCCCCGAATCGCCGGGCCGTCCTGCACCGCGTCCGACCGAGATTTCGGTCAGCCCACCACCACGCAGCGACACACCGGCGCCGCCGGTTGCCCCGCCCGGCCCCAAGGCGACGTCGTTCGAGAATCTGGAAGACGAGATGGCCAGCCTGCTCGGCCGTCCGAAGTCGCCGACGTGA
- the flgB gene encoding flagellar basal body rod protein FlgB translates to MPITDIPALSMLRTRMQWHQERQRVLAENIANSDTSGFKPRDLVEPNFDRSLATPVSSLSMARTSSAHFSATGGGESFPTTTKAGYETRPAGNAVSLEDEMQKSASNQMDFAAATSLYSRSLGLLKTAIGKR, encoded by the coding sequence ATGCCCATCACCGATATTCCCGCGCTCTCCATGCTGCGCACCCGCATGCAATGGCATCAGGAGCGGCAGCGGGTGCTCGCTGAAAACATCGCGAACTCCGACACTTCGGGCTTCAAGCCGCGCGATCTGGTTGAGCCGAATTTCGACCGGTCGCTGGCCACGCCGGTGAGCTCGCTGTCGATGGCGCGCACGTCTTCGGCGCATTTTTCGGCGACGGGGGGCGGCGAGAGTTTTCCGACCACCACCAAGGCCGGCTACGAGACGCGGCCGGCGGGCAATGCGGTCAGCCTGGAGGACGAGATGCAGAAGTCGGCGTCCAACCAGATGGATTTCGCCGCCGCCACCTCGCTCTACAGCCGCAGCCTCGGGCTTTTGAAAACCGCAATCGGGAAACGCTGA
- the flgC gene encoding flagellar basal body rod protein FlgC gives MADGADFLKAMSIATSGLRAQAGRMRVLSENIANADSTAPTAGGDPYRRKVPTFSSELDRTLDARVVSLGRIKTDTSSAFRVKYEPGNPAADASGNVKYPNVNSLVEMTDMREAQRSYEANLNIITATRRMIQRTLDILKA, from the coding sequence ATGGCCGACGGAGCAGACTTCCTCAAGGCGATGAGCATCGCGACCTCCGGCCTGCGCGCGCAGGCGGGGCGGATGCGGGTGCTCTCGGAAAACATCGCCAACGCCGATTCCACCGCGCCAACCGCCGGCGGCGATCCTTATCGCCGCAAGGTGCCGACATTTTCCTCCGAGCTCGACCGCACGCTCGATGCGCGCGTGGTCTCGCTGGGGCGAATCAAGACCGATACGTCGTCTGCGTTCCGCGTCAAATACGAGCCGGGAAATCCCGCTGCGGATGCCAGCGGCAACGTCAAGTATCCGAACGTCAATTCGTTGGTCGAAATGACCGACATGCGTGAGGCCCAGCGTTCGTACGAGGCCAACCTCAACATCATTACCGCGACGCGCCGGATGATCCAGCGCACGCTCGACATTCTCAAAGCTTAA
- the fliE gene encoding flagellar hook-basal body complex protein FliE — protein sequence MASPVAAANAYSSFARMMEGGVTKPSLLGSETDGQSFGTLLKETLGSVMEAGRKSDAQTIAMAGGKANVMDVVTAVAETDVAVSTLVSVRDRVIQSYEDIMKMPI from the coding sequence ATGGCTTCGCCTGTTGCCGCCGCCAATGCCTATTCGAGTTTCGCCCGCATGATGGAGGGCGGTGTCACAAAACCGTCGTTGCTGGGGAGCGAGACCGACGGTCAATCGTTTGGAACACTGTTGAAGGAGACGCTGGGGAGCGTCATGGAGGCGGGCCGCAAGTCGGACGCGCAAACCATCGCGATGGCCGGAGGGAAGGCCAACGTGATGGACGTGGTGACCGCGGTTGCGGAAACCGACGTCGCCGTGTCGACACTGGTGTCGGTCCGTGACCGGGTCATCCAGTCCTACGAAGACATCATGAAGATGCCGATCTGA
- the fliQ gene encoding flagellar biosynthesis protein FliQ, with protein MTGAEVLDVARDAVWTIVVVSSPLMLVGLVVGVVISLVQALTQIQEQTLVFVPKILAIFLTMLLALPFMADAMHSHMMRISSRIIGG; from the coding sequence ATGACTGGGGCTGAAGTCCTCGACGTCGCGCGCGACGCAGTGTGGACCATTGTGGTCGTCTCGTCGCCGCTGATGCTGGTCGGTCTTGTGGTCGGCGTGGTGATCTCGCTGGTGCAGGCGCTGACGCAGATCCAGGAGCAGACGCTGGTGTTCGTGCCGAAGATCCTGGCGATCTTCCTCACCATGCTGCTGGCGTTGCCGTTCATGGCCGACGCCATGCATAGCCACATGATGCGGATCTCGTCGCGAATCATCGGTGGCTAG
- the fliR gene encoding flagellar biosynthetic protein FliR, which translates to MRIDISLLPALAAAFVLAFARIGAMVMLMPGFGETNIPTRIKLGIALMLTLIILPLHRSAYHIDMTSLTPLMVLMVQEIIIGVVLGATARVTLAALSVAGSVIAQQLGLGFVTSVDPTQGAQGALIGNFLTILGLTLLFATDMHHLVIAALNDSYRIFVPGEIMPSGDVAALATQAFTAAFKIGVQLSSPFIVFGLVFNVGLGLLARMMPQMQVYFVGVPLSILAGFLVLVAVIATMMGTFLDYFGGVMHQLSP; encoded by the coding sequence ATGCGCATCGACATTTCACTGTTGCCGGCCCTGGCCGCCGCCTTTGTGCTGGCGTTCGCCCGCATCGGCGCAATGGTGATGCTGATGCCGGGCTTCGGCGAGACCAACATCCCGACGCGAATCAAGCTCGGCATCGCGCTGATGCTGACACTGATCATCCTGCCGCTGCATCGCTCCGCCTATCACATCGACATGACGTCACTGACGCCCCTCATGGTGCTGATGGTGCAGGAAATCATCATCGGCGTGGTGCTCGGGGCCACCGCGCGGGTGACGCTTGCGGCGCTCTCGGTCGCGGGCTCGGTGATCGCGCAGCAGCTCGGGCTGGGTTTCGTGACCTCGGTCGATCCCACCCAGGGCGCGCAGGGCGCGCTGATCGGCAATTTCCTCACCATTCTCGGCCTGACGCTGCTGTTCGCCACCGACATGCACCATCTGGTGATCGCGGCCTTGAACGACAGTTACCGGATCTTTGTGCCGGGCGAGATCATGCCCAGTGGGGATGTCGCGGCTTTGGCGACCCAGGCCTTCACCGCGGCCTTCAAGATCGGCGTCCAGCTGTCGTCGCCGTTCATCGTGTTCGGCCTGGTCTTCAATGTCGGCCTCGGCCTGCTGGCGCGCATGATGCCGCAGATGCAGGTCTATTTTGTCGGCGTGCCGCTGTCGATCCTTGCGGGTTTTCTGGTTCTCGTCGCCGTGATCGCCACCATGATGGGAACGTTCCTGGATTATTTCGGTGGAGTGATGCATCAGCTCTCGCCGTAA
- the flhB gene encoding flagellar biosynthesis protein FlhB, translated as MADEDTSEKTQDPTQKRLDDAHERGDVVKSQEVNTWFVIAGAALVISSFSGSVGAGIELPMRNLLANAHLIRTDGPGLLALAKNIELVLFAALGVPLLLLLIAALAGNLVQHRLVWSSEPLIPKFSKISPLAGAKRLFGAQAAANFLKGLVKLVALAAVMTAILWPERHRVDAMVRLDPSMIMPATKTLSMQLIGAVVALLAAVAAADYFFQYRQWFERQKMSLQEVKEEYKQSEGDPHIKGRIRQLRQMRMKKRMMAAVPTASVVITNPTHFAVALKYEPGMSAPICVAKGADAIAFRIREVANKNDIPIVENPPLARALHATVDVDDEIPVEHYHAVAEVIGFVMRLRRRGAR; from the coding sequence ATGGCCGATGAAGATACCTCAGAGAAGACACAGGACCCCACCCAAAAACGTCTCGACGACGCTCATGAGCGTGGCGACGTCGTCAAGAGCCAGGAGGTCAACACCTGGTTCGTGATCGCCGGCGCGGCGCTGGTGATCTCGTCGTTTTCGGGCAGCGTCGGCGCTGGCATCGAACTGCCGATGCGCAATCTCTTGGCGAACGCGCATCTGATCCGCACCGATGGTCCGGGGCTGCTGGCGCTGGCCAAGAATATCGAACTGGTGCTGTTCGCAGCCCTCGGTGTTCCCCTGCTGCTGCTGTTGATCGCGGCGCTCGCCGGCAACCTGGTGCAGCACCGGCTGGTGTGGTCGTCCGAGCCGCTGATCCCCAAATTCAGCAAGATCTCGCCGCTGGCGGGCGCCAAGCGGCTGTTTGGCGCGCAAGCGGCGGCGAACTTCCTGAAGGGCCTGGTCAAGCTGGTCGCGCTTGCCGCCGTCATGACCGCGATCCTGTGGCCGGAACGGCACCGTGTCGACGCCATGGTGCGGCTCGATCCGTCCATGATCATGCCCGCGACCAAGACGCTGTCGATGCAGCTGATTGGCGCCGTGGTGGCGTTGCTCGCCGCGGTCGCGGCGGCGGATTATTTCTTCCAGTACCGGCAGTGGTTCGAGCGGCAGAAGATGTCGCTGCAGGAGGTCAAGGAAGAGTACAAGCAGTCGGAAGGCGACCCGCACATCAAGGGGCGGATCCGGCAGCTACGCCAGATGCGCATGAAGAAGCGCATGATGGCGGCGGTGCCGACCGCCTCGGTGGTCATCACCAACCCGACCCACTTCGCGGTCGCCCTGAAATACGAGCCGGGCATGTCGGCGCCGATCTGCGTCGCCAAGGGCGCCGATGCAATCGCGTTCAGGATCAGGGAAGTCGCCAACAAGAACGACATTCCGATTGTCGAGAACCCGCCGCTGGCCCGTGCACTGCACGCCACTGTCGATGTCGACGACGAGATTCCGGTCGAGCATTATCACGCGGTCGCCGAAGTCATCGGCTTCGTCATGCGCCTGCGCCGCCGCGGCGCGCGGTGA
- a CDS encoding HpcH/HpaI aldolase/citrate lyase family protein, translating to MNLAKNPFKAALAAKQVQIGLWCSLCSNIGAEIIADSGFDWILVDTEHAPNELPSVMAQLQAMTRGTAMPVIRPAWNDPILIKRLLDIGAQSLLVPFVQDETEAAQAVASCRYPPAGIRGITTGSRAARFGRVSNYLKEADNEICVLVQVETLSAIDRLDAIAATDGVDGVFIGPSDLSASMGHIGNPQHPDVQRVIEQAVKRITAAGKAAGILTPVEADARRYIEWGYHFVAVGSDIGLLAKTADALAAKAKSWISG from the coding sequence ATGAATCTCGCTAAAAACCCTTTCAAGGCCGCGCTCGCCGCCAAGCAGGTGCAGATCGGCCTGTGGTGCAGCCTGTGCAGCAACATCGGCGCCGAGATCATTGCCGACAGCGGCTTTGACTGGATCCTGGTCGATACCGAGCATGCGCCGAACGAACTGCCGTCGGTGATGGCGCAATTGCAGGCCATGACCCGCGGCACCGCTATGCCGGTGATCCGGCCGGCCTGGAATGATCCGATCCTGATCAAGCGCCTGCTCGACATCGGCGCGCAGTCCCTGCTTGTTCCGTTCGTGCAGGACGAAACGGAAGCCGCTCAAGCGGTGGCTTCCTGCCGGTATCCGCCCGCAGGCATTCGCGGCATCACCACCGGCAGCCGCGCCGCCCGGTTCGGCCGCGTCAGCAACTATCTGAAGGAGGCGGACAACGAGATCTGCGTGCTGGTTCAGGTCGAAACACTCAGCGCCATCGACCGGCTGGACGCGATCGCGGCCACCGACGGTGTCGACGGCGTGTTCATCGGGCCCTCGGATCTCAGCGCCTCGATGGGGCATATCGGCAATCCGCAGCATCCCGACGTGCAGCGGGTGATCGAGCAAGCTGTGAAGCGCATCACGGCTGCCGGCAAGGCCGCCGGCATCCTGACCCCGGTGGAGGCCGACGCGCGCCGTTATATCGAATGGGGCTATCATTTCGTGGCCGTGGGCTCGGACATCGGGCTCCTCGCCAAGACCGCCGATGCGCTGGCCGCCAAGGCCAAATCGTGGATTTCCGGTTGA